A stretch of DNA from Staphylococcus equorum:
TCTAAGCCAGAGTTTAGGCATAACAAGAAAACAAGCGAAACAATTTATTGATGATTATCTAGATAGTTTCCCTGGGGTTAAACAATATATGGAAGATATTGTTAAAGACTGCAAAGCTCAGGGCTATGTTGAAACGTTATTACATCGTCGTAGATATATACCAGATATCACAAGTAGAAACTTTAATTTGAGAGGTTTTGCAGAAAGAACTGCGATGAATACACCAATTCAAGGTACAGCTGCAGATATTATTAAATTAGCCATGGTTAATTTTGCAAATGAAGTTAAAGAAACAGATTTCCATGCACAACTATTATTACAAGTGCACGATGAATTGATTTTTGAAGTACCTAAAGAAGAAGTAGAAGCGTTTGAAAAATTCATTGAAAAGATTATGGATAATGCGATAGAGTTAGATGTGCCATTAAAAGTTGAATCTAGCTATGGTCAAACATGGTACGATGCAAAATAGAAAGAAGGTATTATATTGCCTGAATTACCAGAAGTAGAACATGTGAAAAGAGGTATTAAGCCTTTTGTTAAAGGACAAACAATTGAATCAGTTACTTTTTCTGACAAAGTGCATGAAGGTAAAGCAAACCAACGTGAGACGATAATTAAAGGTTTAGAATTAGATACGTTCAGACGCTTTACTGAGCATTTTACAATTAGTGATATAGATAGACGAAGTAAGTATATCGTTTTCTACTTAGAGAAAAACGGTGAAGAAAGAATACTTATTAGCCATCTAGGTATGGCTGGTGGTTTCTTTGTGGTCGATAAGATAGAGGATATTAGTGTTCCAAATTATCGTAAACATTGGCATGTTATATTTAAATTAAATAATGATAAGTTGCTTGTCTATTCTGATATTCGCCGCTTCGGTGAAATTAGAAATGTGCCATCATTTGAGGCGTATCCCTCATTTTTAGAAATTGCTCCAGAACCATTTGATGAAGAAGCAATGCCACATTATTTATCATGGTTTAATAAAAAACTTTACCAAAACAAGCCTATTAAGCAAATGATTTTAGATCATCGGGTCATTTCCGGCTGTGGTAACATTTATGCGTGTGAAGCGCTTTTTAGAGCAGGTATCCATCCAGCGCGTCTATCAAAAGAGTTGAATAATCAAGAACGAGAAATATTATTTTATTATGTTCGAGATGTATTAGAAGCGGGTATAAAATATGGTGGAACGAGCATATCTGATTATCGTCATGCAGACGGTAGTACAGGTACGATGCAATTACATCTTAATGTTTATAAACAAAAGATATGTAAAGTGTGTGGAAGTGATATTGAAACTCAAGTTATTGCAACGAGAAATAGTCATTTCTGCGCTACATGTCAAAAATAAAGGAAGAGTGATATTATGCCAAAGGTTATAGGACTAACAGGTGGTATCGCATCAGGTAAATCCAGTGTTTCGGAATTATTAACCGTACATGGTTTTAAAGTCGTAGATGCAGATGTTGCATCACGCCAAGCAGTAGAAAAAGGTACCAAAGGACTAGAACAAGTTAAAGAAGCATTTGGAGAAGAAGCGATAGATGAAGATGGCAATATGAATCGATCATATGTAGGAGATGTCATATTTAATCATCCAGAGAAAAGATTGGAATTAAATGAAATTATTCATCCTATTGTTAGAGACATCATGGAAGAAGAAAAAGAAGCTTATCTTGAGCAAGGCTATAATGTCATTATGGATATTCCGTTATTATTTGAAAATGACTTACAAGATACAGTGGATGAGGTTTGGTTAGTATACACTTCTGAAAGTATTCAAATTGATAGATTGATGGAACGTAATAATTTATCAATGGAAGATGCGAAAGCACGTGTTTATAGTCAAATTTCAATCGATAAAAAACGTAGAATGGCGGATCGTGAAATTGATAACCGTGATACGAAATTAGAATTGAAGCAGAACTTAGAAAGAATGCTTGTAGAAGAAGGCTATATTCACAACAATACTGAAGAAGAAGCGCAGTAAATCATCTTTTTAAGTGAGTTTTTAAATGATAATTATCGTATGCTTGATTTAATATACATTAGTATGGTTTAATAAGTGTATTCTGAAGTGCTACTCAACTTATAATCTAAGTTTGAGTAGTACTTTTTTACTATGATTTCAAATTATACAGATGAAATTATCTCGAAAAGGTCTCTTTAAGCTCTTAGGTAAGCGGAATGCAAATTTTTTTGATTTTATTTTAGAAAACGCTTTCTTGTACTTTTATTTATGTTATACTATTTCCATAAAGTATAACACAAAAATAAGGGGTGCTTTGAATGACGACAAATATTGCAATTAATGGAATGGGTAGAATAGGAAGGATGGTATTAAGAATCGCTTTGAAAAATAAGGATTTAAATGTAGTAGCAATTAATGCGAGCTACCCACCTGAAACGATTGCCCACCTAATTAATTATGATACAACTCATGGTGCTTACGATTTAAAAGTAGAGCCTATAGAAAATGGGGTCAAAGTCGATAACCATGAGATTAAGCTTGTAGCAGAAAGAAATCCTGAGCACTTACCTTGGGAAACGCTAAACATCGATATCGTTATTGAGGCTACCGGAAAATTCAATCATGGAGATAAAGCTGTTGCACATATTAATGCAGGTGCTAAAAAAGTATTGCTCACGGGTCCATCTAAAGGTGGAGAAGTCCAAATGATTGTCAAAGGTGTTAATAATAAACAATTAGACATTGAACAGTATGACATATTTAGCAATGCTTCATGTACGACTAACTGTATTGGTCCGGTTGCTAAAGTATTAAATGATCAATTTGGTATACAAAATGGTTTGATGACAACGGTTCATGCCATTACGAATGATCAAAATAATATAGATAATCCGCATAAAGATTTAAGACGTGCGCGTTCTTGTAATGAAAGTATTATTCCAACTTCAACAGGTGCTGCAAAGGCATTAACAGAAGTACTACCTGAATTAGATGGTAAATTACATGGTATGGCATTAAGAGTGCCAACGAAGAATGTTTCATTAGTAGATTTAGTCGTTGATTTAGACACGAATGTAACGGCTGAACAAGTCAATCAAGCATTTAAAGATAATGACTTAGGTGGTGTGATTGCAACAGAAGATGCACCTTTAGTATCTATGGACTTTAATACAAATCCACATTCAGCAATTATTGATACACAAAGCACAATGATTATGGGTGACAATAAAGTCAAAGTAATCGCTTGGTATGATAACGAATGGGGCTATTCAAATAGAGTTGTAGATGTGGCTGAACAAATAGGTCAATTACTCAAAAATGATGTTGGCGCTGTCACAAATTAAAGTACAAATTATAACATTTAATAATTAACTAATTGATTAAATGCTAAGAATCCATAATGTTTAGACTGTACGACATGATGATAGAAAGTGTTATATATACTCCTTTTGAAGTAATGCACATTGTTAGTGCTTACTTTGAAAGGAGTTTTCAATTTGTCGTTTAAACCTATATACTAGATGATTGTAGAAAAAAGTAATGATGAAATTACTTAGCATGTTAAACTTACTATCATAGAGACGCAATTAGCATGTTAAATTCTATCAATATTTGGAATATTAGTGATAAAAATTACATAATGCAATAAGTATTTTACATGTGTCATAGTGATTCTTTTGTGACATACATATTTATAGTATAATGATAAGTAATCAAAACGAGAGGGTGATAATTCGATGAAATGCCCGAAATGTAATTCGACTCATTCTCGTGTTGTAGACTCTAGACATGCAGATGAAGTTAATGCGATTCGACGAAGAAGAGAATGTGAAAAGTGTAGTACGAGATTCACAACTTTTGAACATATAGAAAAAAGACCACTCATTGTAGTAAAAAAAGATGGTACGCGAGAACAATTTTCACGTGAAAAGATTTTAAATGGATTGGTGCGTTCATGTGAAAAAAGACCAGTCCGTTATCAACAATTAGAAGATATTACGAATAATGTTGAATGGAAGTTACGTGATGAAGGACATGCAGAAATTTCTTCAAGTGAAATTGGAGAGCATGTAATGAATTTACTTATGCACGTAGACCAAGTGTCGTATGTAAGATTTGCATCTGTATATAAAGAGTTTAAGGATGTAGATCAACTATTACAATCTATGCAAGGTATTTTAGCTGGAAATAAACGGAGTGATTCTTAAATGGGGTTACAATCATATGATTATGGTTTGAGACCACATGATAATTTTACTGTTGTGCGCAATTTCTATTTGAACAGTAAGCATTTAGAAATTTTAAATAGATTGTTTACACCAATGATTGGTGCAAATGCAATTGGTTTATATCATTATTTGAATCAGTTTGTTGAATATGAAACGGATTCTGTATTGACGCACTATATAATTATGAGTGAGTTAAAGATTAATTTATTAGAATTTAGAAAAGATATGGACTTATTAGAGGGAATTGGTTTAGTTAAAACATTAGTGAATCATGATGCGCAGCATTCGTCTTTTGTTTATCAGCTTGTCCAACCACCATCAGCAAAACAATTTTTCAGTGATCCAATGTTATCAGTGTATTTGTTTAGTGAAGTAAGCAAACAACGCTATCAACAATTGAAACGCCATTTTGAACATAAAAAGCAAATTGACTTTAGCAAGTATCAAGATGTGACACGAAATTTCACTGATGTGTTTAAAGTACCTAACAAGTCATTAGATGACAATACAAATGAAATCCAAAGTGAAACGGCATATGAAGGTTTAAACTTGTCACAAGTGCACTTTGATTTTGAAACATTATATGATTTATTGCAAAACCACTTTATCAGCACAAAAATTATTGATAAAGAAGCCAAAGCTTTAATTACACAAATCGCGACTTTATATGGTTTGACGCCGGAGCCGATGAAACGTATCATTTTAAAATCGATAACAAGCGCGCAAGAACTTTCGTTTGAAGAATTAAGAAAACATGCAAGAACTTATTATTTGATGGAGCATGAACAACAAATGCCATCTTTAAATATCAAAACTAACAATTATGCAGATAGTACAACTCAAGCTACTCAAGTGCAGAATAACAACCAAACGCAAGATGAGGAAAAATCTGTTACTTGGCTAAAACAATTAGAAGAAACAAGTCCCATAGATATGTTAGCGTCTTGGTCAGAATCTGAACCAACAACACAACAAAAGTATATGATTGAAGAATTAGTAGAACGTGAACAATTGTCATTCGGTGTCATTAATATACTGTTACAATTTGTGATGTTGAAAGAAGATATGAAGCTACCGAAGACTTACATTTTTGAAATAGCATCAAATTGGAAGAAAAAAGGCATCAAAACAGCT
This window harbors:
- the mutM gene encoding bifunctional DNA-formamidopyrimidine glycosylase/DNA-(apurinic or apyrimidinic site) lyase — its product is MPELPEVEHVKRGIKPFVKGQTIESVTFSDKVHEGKANQRETIIKGLELDTFRRFTEHFTISDIDRRSKYIVFYLEKNGEERILISHLGMAGGFFVVDKIEDISVPNYRKHWHVIFKLNNDKLLVYSDIRRFGEIRNVPSFEAYPSFLEIAPEPFDEEAMPHYLSWFNKKLYQNKPIKQMILDHRVISGCGNIYACEALFRAGIHPARLSKELNNQEREILFYYVRDVLEAGIKYGGTSISDYRHADGSTGTMQLHLNVYKQKICKVCGSDIETQVIATRNSHFCATCQK
- the nrdR gene encoding transcriptional regulator NrdR; this translates as MKCPKCNSTHSRVVDSRHADEVNAIRRRRECEKCSTRFTTFEHIEKRPLIVVKKDGTREQFSREKILNGLVRSCEKRPVRYQQLEDITNNVEWKLRDEGHAEISSSEIGEHVMNLLMHVDQVSYVRFASVYKEFKDVDQLLQSMQGILAGNKRSDS
- the coaE gene encoding dephospho-CoA kinase (Dephospho-CoA kinase (CoaE) performs the final step in coenzyme A biosynthesis.), whose amino-acid sequence is MPKVIGLTGGIASGKSSVSELLTVHGFKVVDADVASRQAVEKGTKGLEQVKEAFGEEAIDEDGNMNRSYVGDVIFNHPEKRLELNEIIHPIVRDIMEEEKEAYLEQGYNVIMDIPLLFENDLQDTVDEVWLVYTSESIQIDRLMERNNLSMEDAKARVYSQISIDKKRRMADREIDNRDTKLELKQNLERMLVEEGYIHNNTEEEAQ
- a CDS encoding replication initiation and membrane attachment family protein gives rise to the protein MGLQSYDYGLRPHDNFTVVRNFYLNSKHLEILNRLFTPMIGANAIGLYHYLNQFVEYETDSVLTHYIIMSELKINLLEFRKDMDLLEGIGLVKTLVNHDAQHSSFVYQLVQPPSAKQFFSDPMLSVYLFSEVSKQRYQQLKRHFEHKKQIDFSKYQDVTRNFTDVFKVPNKSLDDNTNEIQSETAYEGLNLSQVHFDFETLYDLLQNHFISTKIIDKEAKALITQIATLYGLTPEPMKRIILKSITSAQELSFEELRKHARTYYLMEHEQQMPSLNIKTNNYADSTTQATQVQNNNQTQDEEKSVTWLKQLEETSPIDMLASWSESEPTTQQKYMIEELVEREQLSFGVINILLQFVMLKEDMKLPKTYIFEIASNWKKKGIKTAEQAYNYAIKVNQPKTENKSSKSYYKQKQLASREMTPKWLEERDNKTETDTSNNNEDDEKLKNDREQFLNQLKDRWKEDK
- the gap gene encoding type I glyceraldehyde-3-phosphate dehydrogenase; this encodes MTTNIAINGMGRIGRMVLRIALKNKDLNVVAINASYPPETIAHLINYDTTHGAYDLKVEPIENGVKVDNHEIKLVAERNPEHLPWETLNIDIVIEATGKFNHGDKAVAHINAGAKKVLLTGPSKGGEVQMIVKGVNNKQLDIEQYDIFSNASCTTNCIGPVAKVLNDQFGIQNGLMTTVHAITNDQNNIDNPHKDLRRARSCNESIIPTSTGAAKALTEVLPELDGKLHGMALRVPTKNVSLVDLVVDLDTNVTAEQVNQAFKDNDLGGVIATEDAPLVSMDFNTNPHSAIIDTQSTMIMGDNKVKVIAWYDNEWGYSNRVVDVAEQIGQLLKNDVGAVTN